Genomic window (Nitrospira sp.):
CAGTACATCACCAGGTCACTGATTGAACCGAAGGAGCACCATCAATGAGCATTGCATCGCACTGGAAACAATTTCTCTGGGGCTTGGGCGTCATCCTGACGCTGTGCGTCATCACCATGCCGCATGAGGCCTACGCGGCGGGCACGGCCGGGGGCGGGCTCCCCTACGAATCCGCGTTGACCCGGTTGCGTGCGTCGATCACCGGACCTGTCGCCTTTACTTTGTCGTTGATCGGGATTGTAGGAGCCGCGGGGGTCTTGATCTTCGGCGGCGAGTTGACCGGGTTCTTGCGCATGATGGTCTTTCTCGTGCTGTTGATCGCCATCCTCGTGGGCGCCCAGAACGTGCTGACGACGCTCTTTGCCGCGGGAGCCGAAATCGCGTGGAGCGGGGAGGGAACGGCGCTGATGGCAGCGTCTCATCCTGGATTTGTGAGGCTGAGCTGACCATGGCACTCCGCAAGATCCCGATTCGTCGCGTCATGCACCGTGACAATCTGTTTCTGGGTGGGGACCGTGAACTGGTGCTGTTCTGTGGCGCGGTCGCATTTGCGCTGGTCTTCACCGCCCAAGAACTGCGGGCCGGCATCGTGGGCGTGACATTGTGGTTTCTTCTTCTGTATCTCCTGCGGCTCAT
Coding sequences:
- a CDS encoding TrbC/VirB2 family protein gives rise to the protein MSIASHWKQFLWGLGVILTLCVITMPHEAYAAGTAGGGLPYESALTRLRASITGPVAFTLSLIGIVGAAGVLIFGGELTGFLRMMVFLVLLIAILVGAQNVLTTLFAAGAEIAWSGEGTALMAASHPGFVRLS
- a CDS encoding conjugal transfer protein TrbD, which codes for MALRKIPIRRVMHRDNLFLGGDRELVLFCGAVAFALVFTAQELRAGIVGVTLWFLLLYLLRLMAKADPKLRYVYLRQLIYKPYYPARSTPWRVNTSRQGNQYS